In one Candidatus Nanopelagicus limnes genomic region, the following are encoded:
- a CDS encoding ATP-dependent Clp protease ATP-binding subunit yields MFERFTDRARRVVVLAQEEARMLNHNYIGTEHILLGLIHEGEGVAAKGLESLGISLEAVRSQVEEIIGQGQQAPSGHIPFTPRAKKVLELSLREALQLGHNYIGTEHILLGLIREGEGVAAQVLVKLGADLSRVRQQVIQLLSGYQGKEAVAAGGPAEGQPSTSLVLDQFGRNLTQAAREGKLDPVIGREKEIERVMQVLSRRTKNNPVLIGEPGVGKTAVVEGLAQAIVKGDIPETLKDKQLYSLDLGALVAGSRYRGDFEERLKKVLKEIRTRGDIILFIDEIHTLVGAGAAEGAIDAASILKPMLARGELQTIGATTLDEYRKHLEKDAALERRFQPIQVAEPTVAHTIEILKGLRDRYESHHKVSISDGALVSAATLADRYVSDRHLPDKAIDLIDEAGSRLRIRRMTVPPEIREYDDKIAAARKEKESAIDGQDFEKAASLRDKEKSLITEKAEREKNWKAGDLDVVAEVDEELIAEVLSTATGIPVFKLTEAETARLLKMEDELHRRVIGQDQAIKALSQAIRRTRAGLKDPKRPGGSFIFAGPSGVGKTELSRTLAQFLFGDSDALIQLDMSEYSEKHTASRLFGAPPGYVGYDEGGQLTEKVRRRPFSVVLFDEIEKAHPDIFNSLLQVLEDGRLTDAQGRVVDFKNTIIIMTTNLGTRDISKSLSLGFANVADAQGSYERMKAKVGDELKTHFRPEFLNRIDDIVVFHQLTENEIVKIVDLMVAQLDERLKAKDMGIELTTGAKSLLAKRGYDPVLGARPLRRTIQRELEDVLSEKMLFGDLKAGEIILVDVSDATDTATFTFKGTPKSALPDAPGDLAEATS; encoded by the coding sequence ATGTTTGAACGGTTTACCGATCGTGCCAGACGCGTTGTTGTGCTGGCGCAAGAAGAAGCACGCATGCTCAACCATAACTACATCGGTACTGAACATATTCTTTTAGGTTTAATTCATGAAGGTGAAGGCGTTGCCGCAAAAGGACTTGAGTCCCTTGGTATCTCACTAGAGGCTGTTCGCTCACAGGTAGAAGAAATTATTGGTCAAGGACAACAAGCACCATCTGGCCACATTCCATTTACACCACGTGCTAAAAAAGTTTTGGAGTTATCACTTCGTGAAGCTTTGCAACTAGGACACAACTACATTGGTACTGAACATATTCTTCTGGGTTTAATTCGTGAAGGTGAAGGAGTTGCAGCGCAAGTTTTGGTAAAACTTGGCGCAGATCTTTCTCGCGTTCGCCAACAAGTTATTCAATTACTTTCTGGCTACCAAGGCAAAGAGGCGGTTGCAGCAGGTGGGCCGGCAGAGGGTCAACCATCAACATCATTAGTTTTAGATCAGTTTGGCCGAAACCTTACGCAAGCAGCCCGTGAAGGAAAGCTTGATCCAGTAATTGGTAGAGAAAAAGAGATTGAGCGAGTTATGCAGGTGCTATCTCGTCGTACCAAAAATAACCCAGTTCTAATTGGTGAACCAGGAGTTGGTAAGACTGCAGTTGTTGAAGGATTAGCCCAAGCAATTGTGAAGGGTGACATCCCAGAGACTCTTAAAGATAAGCAGCTTTACTCATTAGATCTTGGCGCTTTAGTTGCCGGTTCTAGATACCGCGGAGATTTTGAAGAGCGATTAAAGAAAGTATTAAAAGAGATTCGCACCCGTGGCGACATTATTTTGTTTATTGATGAGATTCACACATTAGTTGGCGCAGGAGCGGCTGAGGGCGCAATTGATGCGGCTTCGATATTAAAGCCAATGCTTGCCCGCGGTGAGTTACAGACAATTGGCGCAACTACATTGGATGAGTATCGCAAGCACTTAGAAAAAGATGCAGCTCTTGAGCGACGCTTTCAGCCAATCCAAGTTGCCGAGCCAACTGTTGCTCACACAATTGAAATTCTAAAAGGACTTCGCGATCGCTATGAAAGCCACCATAAGGTTTCCATCTCAGATGGCGCACTAGTTTCTGCTGCAACACTTGCCGATCGTTATGTTTCAGATCGCCATCTGCCAGATAAAGCGATTGATTTAATTGATGAGGCAGGCTCTCGTCTTCGAATTCGCCGAATGACTGTGCCACCTGAAATTCGTGAATATGATGACAAGATCGCAGCTGCTCGCAAAGAAAAAGAGTCAGCAATTGATGGCCAAGATTTTGAAAAGGCTGCATCCTTGCGTGATAAAGAGAAATCTTTAATCACTGAAAAGGCAGAGCGAGAGAAGAATTGGAAAGCAGGCGATCTTGATGTGGTTGCTGAGGTAGATGAAGAGTTAATTGCTGAAGTTCTTTCAACTGCAACTGGTATTCCAGTATTTAAGTTAACTGAGGCAGAGACTGCTCGATTACTTAAGATGGAGGATGAACTACATCGCCGCGTAATCGGTCAAGACCAAGCTATCAAGGCATTGTCACAAGCAATCCGTAGAACACGTGCTGGACTTAAAGATCCAAAGCGTCCTGGCGGATCATTTATCTTTGCTGGCCCATCTGGTGTTGGTAAGACAGAGCTTTCAAGAACTCTTGCCCAATTCCTATTTGGTGATTCAGATGCATTAATTCAATTAGATATGTCTGAGTACTCAGAAAAACACACCGCATCTCGTTTATTTGGTGCCCCTCCTGGTTATGTTGGTTATGACGAGGGTGGTCAGTTAACTGAGAAGGTGCGACGTCGTCCATTCTCTGTTGTTTTATTTGATGAGATTGAAAAAGCACATCCAGATATCTTCAACTCACTTCTGCAGGTATTAGAGGATGGTCGATTAACTGATGCGCAAGGTCGTGTGGTGGACTTTAAGAACACCATCATCATTATGACTACCAACCTTGGTACTCGCGATATTTCAAAATCATTATCACTTGGCTTTGCCAATGTGGCAGATGCCCAAGGAAGTTATGAGCGCATGAAGGCAAAGGTAGGAGATGAGCTAAAGACTCACTTCAGACCTGAGTTCTTAAACCGTATTGATGACATCGTGGTATTCCACCAGTTAACTGAGAATGAGATCGTCAAGATTGTTGATCTAATGGTTGCTCAATTAGATGAGCGCTTGAAGGCAAAAGATATGGGAATCGAGTTAACAACCGGTGCTAAATCATTGCTAGCAAAGCGAGGTTATGACCCAGTACTTGGCGCTCGCCCACTTCGCAGAACAATTCAACGAGAGCTTGAAGATGTGTTATCAGAGAAGATGCTCTTTGGTGATCTAAAAGCTGGTGAGATTATTTTGGTAGATGTTTCAGATGCAACTGATACTGCAACCTTTACCTTTAAAGGAACACCAAAATCCGCTTTGCCAGATGCACCTGGTGATTTAGCAGAAGCTACTAGTTAA
- a CDS encoding amino-acid N-acetyltransferase, with protein sequence MTAVVRSAKTSDVKKIRAIIDTYAVERKLLSKETVTLFESVQEFIVAEVDGEVVGCGALHVLWEDIAEVRTVAVVGKMHGKGIGHLILESILTKAKEIGVKKVFCLTFETKFFGSHGFVEIQGAPVDPEIYAQLLRSYDEGIAEFLDLESVKPNTLGNTRMLKIL encoded by the coding sequence ATGACTGCGGTAGTTAGATCTGCTAAAACCTCTGATGTTAAAAAGATCAGAGCAATTATTGATACCTACGCAGTAGAACGCAAATTATTATCAAAGGAAACAGTAACCTTATTTGAAAGCGTTCAAGAGTTTATTGTCGCTGAAGTTGATGGTGAAGTAGTTGGCTGCGGAGCTTTGCATGTGCTCTGGGAAGATATAGCCGAAGTTAGAACAGTTGCAGTAGTTGGAAAAATGCATGGCAAAGGTATTGGTCATTTAATATTAGAAAGTATTTTGACAAAAGCTAAAGAGATTGGCGTTAAGAAAGTATTTTGCTTAACCTTTGAAACAAAGTTTTTTGGATCCCATGGCTTTGTGGAAATTCAAGGTGCACCAGTTGACCCAGAAATTTACGCCCAACTACTGCGTTCCTATGATGAAGGTATTGCTGAATTTCTCGACCTAGAGAGTGTTAAGCCCAACACACTGGGAAATACCAGAATGCTGAAAATTCTTTAA
- the lysS gene encoding lysine--tRNA ligase — MADEDDLPEQLRIRREKRAAILKRGGQPYPVSVPRTTTLLEIRTKHKDLPIDVSTGEIESITGRVIFKRDTGKLCFANLREGDGTELQAMFSLDKIGEEQLEIWKSEIDLGDIVSVTGEVITSKRGELSILANSFTLAAKALRPLPVEHKPLSEESRVRMRYVDLIVREEARSNARLRPAVMKSLRQTFSSRNFIEVETPMLQVMHGGAAARPFKTFSNAYEMDLFLRIAPELYLKRCVVGGLEKVFEINRNFRNEGADSSHSPEFAMIETYEAYGDWNTMAELTRTLVQDSAKAVFGSHVVKHHDGRELDLGGTWSEISLFDAISESVGEKVTGESSIDDLKKIATKLGIKLDPKWIKGKIAEEIFEHVAIEKLTKPTFVKGFPIDTSPLVRAHREIPGVAEKWDLYIEGFELATGYSELVDPVVQRERLTEQAKLGASGDLEAMGLDEDFLRAMEHGMPPMGGMGMGADRLLMALTGLGIRETILFPLVKPTAGDE; from the coding sequence ATGGCTGATGAGGATGATCTACCCGAACAACTACGTATCCGGCGAGAAAAACGAGCTGCGATATTAAAACGTGGTGGCCAGCCATATCCAGTATCTGTCCCTAGAACAACCACTTTATTAGAGATTAGAACAAAGCATAAAGATCTTCCAATTGATGTTTCAACCGGAGAAATTGAATCAATCACTGGTCGAGTAATTTTCAAACGCGATACGGGCAAATTATGTTTTGCTAATTTGCGTGAAGGTGATGGCACAGAGCTGCAAGCAATGTTTTCACTGGATAAAATTGGTGAAGAACAACTTGAAATTTGGAAATCTGAAATTGATTTGGGAGATATTGTCTCGGTAACCGGTGAAGTAATTACCTCAAAACGAGGCGAGTTATCAATTTTGGCTAACTCATTCACACTCGCTGCAAAAGCCTTAAGGCCGCTACCAGTTGAACATAAACCACTCTCTGAAGAGAGTCGCGTACGTATGCGTTATGTGGATTTAATTGTTAGAGAAGAAGCAAGAAGTAATGCCAGGTTGCGCCCAGCAGTTATGAAGTCATTACGCCAAACTTTTAGCAGCAGAAATTTTATTGAGGTAGAAACTCCAATGTTGCAGGTAATGCACGGCGGAGCAGCTGCTCGTCCATTTAAAACCTTTAGTAATGCTTATGAGATGGATTTGTTTTTAAGAATTGCACCTGAGCTTTATTTAAAACGTTGTGTGGTGGGCGGCCTAGAAAAGGTTTTTGAAATCAATAGAAATTTCCGTAATGAAGGAGCTGACTCATCTCACTCACCTGAGTTTGCAATGATTGAAACTTATGAGGCGTATGGTGATTGGAACACCATGGCTGAATTAACTAGAACTTTGGTGCAGGATTCTGCCAAAGCAGTATTTGGCTCCCACGTAGTTAAGCACCATGATGGACGTGAATTAGATCTTGGCGGAACTTGGAGTGAGATATCTTTATTTGATGCTATTTCAGAATCTGTTGGTGAAAAAGTAACTGGTGAGAGTTCAATTGATGATCTTAAAAAGATTGCTACGAAGCTAGGCATCAAGCTTGATCCTAAATGGATTAAAGGAAAAATTGCTGAAGAGATTTTTGAGCATGTAGCAATTGAGAAATTAACTAAACCAACATTTGTTAAGGGCTTTCCAATTGACACCTCTCCATTAGTTCGAGCACACCGTGAAATACCGGGTGTGGCAGAGAAGTGGGATTTATACATTGAAGGATTTGAGTTAGCTACTGGATATTCAGAGTTAGTTGATCCGGTAGTACAACGTGAGCGATTAACTGAACAAGCAAAACTTGGTGCGTCAGGTGATTTAGAGGCGATGGGATTAGATGAGGATTTCTTAAGAGCTATGGAACATGGCATGCCACCAATGGGCGGTATGGGAATGGGTGCTGATCGATTGTTAATGGCGCTGACTGGACTTGGGATCAGGGAGACAATTTTATTTCCATTAGTTAAGCCAACTGCAGGAGATGAGTAA
- a CDS encoding type III pantothenate kinase — translation MLLTIDVGNTNTVLGVFDKDKLEQSWRVKTDPRDTADELWLQYSALVDGFDITGVAICSTVPAVLREIRKLLDDHYQDIKTTIIEPGIKTGVPLLVDNPKEIGADRIVNSLAAFTLYGSDGPAIVVDFGTSTNLDVVSPKGEFLGGALAPGIEISVDALAARAAQLRKVELVKPKSVIGKNTVEALQSGTIFGFAGQVDGLVNRIIDELADLYPDSGDVCVIATGGLAPLVLGISEMIEFHEPDLTLIGLRLVHERN, via the coding sequence ATGTTGCTCACAATTGACGTTGGAAATACCAACACAGTTCTTGGAGTTTTTGATAAAGATAAGTTAGAACAATCTTGGAGAGTAAAGACTGATCCAAGAGATACCGCTGATGAGTTATGGCTGCAGTACTCAGCACTAGTTGATGGATTTGATATCACCGGAGTTGCAATCTGCTCAACTGTGCCAGCAGTACTTCGTGAGATTAGAAAATTACTTGATGATCATTATCAGGATATCAAGACCACAATCATTGAACCGGGGATTAAAACAGGTGTGCCTCTATTGGTAGATAACCCAAAAGAGATTGGCGCCGATCGGATTGTTAACTCATTGGCTGCATTTACTTTGTATGGATCAGATGGACCAGCAATTGTTGTTGATTTTGGTACCTCAACCAATTTAGATGTTGTTTCCCCAAAGGGAGAGTTTTTAGGTGGTGCGTTAGCACCAGGCATTGAGATTTCAGTTGATGCCCTAGCTGCAAGAGCTGCTCAACTTCGTAAAGTTGAATTAGTAAAACCAAAATCAGTTATTGGTAAGAACACAGTGGAAGCACTGCAATCAGGAACCATCTTTGGTTTTGCTGGTCAAGTAGATGGATTAGTAAATCGAATTATTGATGAACTAGCTGATCTTTATCCTGATTCTGGCGATGTCTGCGTAATTGCAACTGGTGGGCTTGCGCCATTGGTGCTAGGAATAAGTGAGATGATCGAATTTCATGAGCCAGATCTAACATTAATTGGATTGCGCTTAGTTCATGAGCGAAATTAA
- the nadC gene encoding carboxylating nicotinate-nucleotide diphosphorylase: MNQLRDNLKKLGLSPNHIFQLVKDSIGEDLAGGEDITSVATISSSQVSTADFTTRASGVVSGLHVVAAVLEYCGVTHYEVLVDEGAKVAAGKVLITAQGNTQKILLAERTALNFLSHLSGISTLTSKWVAEVEGTKCQIRDTRKTTPGLRTLEKFATRMGGATNHRLSLSEAALIKDNHIVAAGTISAAFTATKKMFPGKSLEVEVDSIDQLKEVIEFKPDVILLDNMSVQLCQEAVAIAAGKVRLEASGGLTIENAKAYANTGVTYLAVGSLTHSAPALDIGLDFRKGK, translated from the coding sequence GTGAATCAACTTCGAGATAACTTAAAAAAGCTAGGGCTTTCACCAAATCATATTTTTCAATTAGTTAAAGATTCAATTGGTGAGGATTTAGCAGGTGGAGAAGATATAACTTCGGTAGCAACCATCTCTAGCTCCCAAGTTTCAACAGCAGATTTCACAACAAGAGCATCTGGTGTAGTTAGTGGCCTGCATGTAGTAGCTGCAGTTCTTGAATACTGCGGTGTTACTCATTATGAGGTTTTAGTCGATGAAGGCGCAAAGGTTGCTGCTGGAAAGGTTTTAATCACAGCACAAGGCAATACTCAAAAAATATTGTTGGCAGAGCGAACTGCTCTTAACTTTCTATCTCACTTAAGCGGAATTTCAACACTAACAAGTAAGTGGGTGGCTGAAGTTGAAGGAACTAAATGTCAGATCAGAGATACTCGTAAAACAACACCGGGACTTCGCACTTTAGAAAAATTCGCAACCCGAATGGGTGGTGCTACTAATCACCGGCTTTCACTTTCAGAGGCTGCATTAATTAAAGATAATCACATAGTTGCTGCCGGCACTATTTCTGCAGCCTTTACTGCAACAAAGAAGATGTTTCCTGGAAAATCACTTGAGGTAGAGGTCGATTCAATTGATCAACTCAAGGAAGTAATTGAGTTTAAGCCCGATGTGATTCTGCTCGACAATATGAGTGTGCAACTTTGCCAAGAAGCGGTGGCAATAGCTGCAGGCAAGGTAAGACTTGAAGCATCAGGTGGTTTAACAATTGAAAACGCAAAAGCATATGCAAATACAGGTGTTACTTATTTAGCGGTTGGATCACTCACACACTCTGCCCCAGCTTTAGATATCGGTCTCGACTTTAGAAAGGGTAAATAA
- a CDS encoding L-aspartate oxidase produces MKLLTGSPGWSTSADVIVIGSGVAGLTTALNLRSYGMSVLLVTKARIDEGSTKWAQGGIAAALGPGDTPDQHKKDTLAAGAGLCDIKAVDVLVSEGPEAVRKLIAQGAVFDKSETGEIALTREGGHLRNRILHAGGDATGAEVSRALLAAVRDDDGIEIIEHALAIDALKSPTGRVCGVTLHVIGAGSRDGVGRALARAVVVATGGLGQVYSQTTNPAVSTGDGVALALRAGAKVADVEFVQFHPTVLWRDLANRGQQPLISEAVRGEGAILLNNKNEQFMVGKHPQADLAPRDVVAIEIFNQMQISGQPHVWLDATKIKDFEHRFPTIYASCIKNGINPTKEKIPVAPASHYASGGVLVDLNGKSSVDGLYICGESACTGAHGANRLASNSLLEGLVFGARIAAALSNNLPAQEQPVEDGKSILLDPKILLPLQIAMSEGAGVLRSEASLIKTLQTLEELSKLTSKDPRIEAWEATNLHLLATVIVKSALLRTESRGSHWRSDYPQTQSDWLSRIIQQIDSDGNWQSKVEVI; encoded by the coding sequence ATGAAATTGTTAACTGGTTCACCAGGTTGGAGCACATCAGCTGATGTAATTGTCATTGGGTCAGGTGTTGCAGGTCTTACTACCGCACTAAATCTTCGTTCTTATGGGATGTCTGTTTTATTGGTAACTAAAGCAAGAATTGATGAGGGCTCAACTAAATGGGCACAAGGTGGAATTGCTGCCGCACTTGGCCCCGGTGATACACCAGATCAACACAAGAAAGATACTTTGGCAGCTGGCGCAGGATTATGTGACATAAAAGCGGTTGATGTTTTAGTTTCAGAAGGACCTGAAGCTGTTAGAAAATTAATTGCCCAAGGTGCAGTATTTGATAAATCTGAAACTGGTGAAATTGCATTAACCAGAGAAGGCGGACATCTTCGAAATAGAATTTTGCATGCAGGCGGTGATGCAACTGGTGCAGAGGTTTCAAGAGCATTACTTGCAGCTGTGAGAGATGATGATGGCATAGAAATAATTGAGCACGCACTTGCAATTGATGCGTTAAAAAGTCCTACCGGCAGAGTCTGCGGAGTAACTTTGCATGTTATTGGCGCCGGTAGCAGGGATGGTGTTGGCAGAGCATTAGCAAGAGCGGTTGTTGTTGCAACAGGAGGACTGGGTCAGGTTTATTCACAAACTACTAACCCAGCTGTTTCAACTGGTGATGGAGTTGCATTGGCATTAAGAGCCGGCGCAAAAGTAGCTGATGTTGAGTTTGTGCAATTTCATCCAACTGTTTTATGGCGAGATCTAGCTAATCGTGGGCAACAACCATTAATAAGTGAGGCAGTACGTGGTGAAGGCGCAATTTTGTTAAATAACAAAAATGAACAATTCATGGTTGGTAAACACCCGCAAGCAGATTTAGCTCCTAGAGATGTTGTTGCAATCGAGATATTTAATCAAATGCAGATTAGTGGACAACCACACGTTTGGTTAGATGCAACTAAAATAAAAGATTTCGAACATAGATTTCCAACTATTTATGCTTCATGCATTAAAAATGGAATAAATCCAACTAAAGAAAAGATCCCAGTAGCACCTGCATCTCACTATGCCTCAGGAGGCGTGTTAGTAGATTTAAATGGTAAATCTTCAGTAGATGGGCTTTATATTTGTGGTGAATCAGCTTGTACTGGCGCACATGGCGCTAACCGCCTGGCATCTAACTCATTACTTGAAGGATTAGTGTTTGGTGCTCGAATTGCAGCAGCGCTTTCAAATAATTTACCTGCCCAGGAGCAACCAGTTGAAGATGGAAAAAGTATTTTGCTTGATCCAAAAATTCTTCTTCCGCTTCAAATTGCAATGAGTGAAGGAGCCGGTGTTTTAAGATCTGAAGCATCCCTTATAAAAACTCTGCAAACCTTAGAAGAGCTTTCTAAGTTAACAAGTAAAGATCCAAGAATTGAAGCCTGGGAAGCGACAAACCTTCATCTACTTGCAACTGTAATTGTGAAATCAGCATTACTTCGAACTGAATCAAGAGGCTCTCATTGGCGAAGTGATTACCCACAAACACAAAGTGATTGGCTGAGTAGGATCATCCAACAGATAGATTCTGATGGAAATTGGCAAAGCAAGGTGGAGGTGATTTAA
- the panC gene encoding pantoate--beta-alanine ligase, which produces MIEVIKSVDDLARQKWDVLVPTMGALHAGHQSLIKLGKNLGEKVIVSIFVNPLQFENKSDLETYPKSFEQDLQIAEEAGAAAVFTPSELDIYPGQIEKIEAGSIGDIFEGKSRPGHFTGVLTVVKRLFNLVQPKHAVFGEKDFQQLFLIKKMVNNLKLPVNVVAAPTIRDSSNLALSSRNSRLSVEDKKIAQVIYQALAQNNIEDARELIKKVDGFSLDYLELVDEESFTLATPETRNKRLIIAGWVNQVRLIDNMAMGSKR; this is translated from the coding sequence ATGATTGAAGTCATTAAATCTGTCGATGATTTGGCGCGCCAAAAATGGGATGTATTAGTTCCAACTATGGGAGCACTACATGCTGGTCATCAATCTTTAATTAAATTAGGTAAAAATCTTGGCGAAAAAGTTATTGTCAGTATTTTTGTTAACCCCCTTCAATTTGAGAATAAATCAGATTTAGAAACTTATCCAAAAAGTTTTGAACAAGACTTACAAATCGCTGAAGAGGCTGGGGCAGCTGCAGTATTCACACCCTCAGAATTAGATATTTACCCAGGGCAAATTGAAAAGATAGAAGCTGGATCAATAGGAGATATCTTTGAAGGTAAATCAAGGCCAGGACATTTCACTGGTGTGCTCACTGTAGTTAAACGCCTATTTAATTTAGTTCAACCTAAGCATGCAGTTTTTGGAGAAAAAGACTTTCAACAGTTGTTTTTGATTAAAAAAATGGTGAACAATTTAAAGCTGCCAGTAAATGTTGTTGCAGCTCCTACGATTCGAGATTCCAGTAATTTGGCACTCTCATCGCGTAACTCTCGGCTATCTGTTGAAGATAAAAAAATAGCGCAGGTTATTTACCAAGCATTAGCTCAAAATAACATTGAGGATGCTCGAGAATTAATTAAAAAAGTAGATGGTTTTTCTCTGGATTATTTGGAGCTAGTTGATGAAGAAAGTTTCACTCTTGCAACTCCTGAGACCAGAAATAAGCGTCTAATTATCGCCGGTTGGGTAAATCAGGTCCGATTGATCGACAATATGGCAATGGGAAGTAAGCGATGA
- the folK gene encoding 2-amino-4-hydroxy-6-hydroxymethyldihydropteridine diphosphokinase: MKAVIALGSNLENRKLNLDIAVTHLEDLLQNIKVSPYFETKPVGGPIQDDFINAVVIGECLLTPENLLTELLKIEDQMGRVREVKWGPRIIDLDLIVHGEQVVDSLFLKLPHPLAQSREFVLKPWLAIDPEGVIPGVGAVKTLLASIQSAS, from the coding sequence ATGAAGGCAGTAATTGCTCTTGGTTCAAACCTTGAAAATAGGAAGTTGAATTTAGATATAGCTGTTACTCACTTAGAGGATCTTTTACAAAATATTAAAGTCTCACCATATTTTGAAACTAAACCCGTTGGCGGGCCAATTCAAGATGATTTCATTAATGCCGTTGTCATTGGTGAATGCCTATTAACTCCTGAAAATCTCTTAACCGAGTTACTTAAAATAGAGGATCAAATGGGGCGGGTACGCGAGGTTAAATGGGGCCCAAGAATTATTGATTTGGATTTAATTGTGCATGGTGAACAAGTAGTTGATTCACTTTTCTTAAAGCTGCCCCATCCACTGGCACAATCAAGGGAGTTTGTTTTAAAACCATGGTTAGCCATTGATCCAGAAGGGGTAATTCCTGGAGTTGGTGCAGTGAAAACTCTGTTGGCATCAATTCAAAGCGCAAGTTAA
- the folB gene encoding dihydroneopterin aldolase, with protein MSDLIRIVGVKAKGFHGVLESEQKRGQKFIVDVELRLTLSKLNDDLTKTVNYAQVAMVINDQITGKPQKLIESLAENIAVKILKDFKKVKSVKVTVHKPKAPIALNFKDIQVEIERSR; from the coding sequence ATGAGTGATCTAATAAGAATTGTCGGCGTAAAAGCAAAAGGATTTCACGGTGTTTTAGAAAGTGAACAAAAGCGAGGTCAAAAGTTTATTGTGGATGTTGAGCTAAGACTGACACTTTCTAAACTAAATGATGATCTAACTAAAACTGTTAATTACGCGCAGGTTGCAATGGTAATAAATGATCAAATAACTGGTAAACCTCAAAAATTAATCGAGAGCCTGGCGGAGAATATTGCGGTTAAAATCCTTAAAGATTTTAAGAAGGTAAAATCGGTGAAGGTGACAGTCCACAAACCAAAGGCGCCAATTGCATTAAATTTTAAGGATATTCAAGTTGAAATAGAAAGAAGTAGATGA
- the folP gene encoding dihydropteroate synthase, with amino-acid sequence MSRTLVMGILNITPDSFADGGKYLSKEDAITQGRRLIAEGADIIDVGGESTKPGVDRVSEADELERVIPVVTELVKDGAVISVDTMRSEVAKQAIAAGASYINDVSGGLADEKMASVIAQNPKVQYIAMHWRGHSKEMQKQAVYKDVVKEVKDELDERVSQLLKAGIDPEQIILDPGIGFAKESEHNWEILRNIERFQLLGYPLLIGASRKRFLGELVNAPEPDKREAATIALTTELARLKVWGVRTHAVKAHQDAISVVERLRK; translated from the coding sequence ATGTCTCGCACCTTAGTAATGGGAATCTTAAACATAACACCAGACTCATTTGCTGATGGTGGGAAATATCTATCTAAAGAAGATGCAATTACGCAAGGTCGAAGATTGATTGCAGAAGGTGCCGACATTATCGATGTTGGTGGTGAATCTACTAAGCCAGGGGTTGATCGAGTTAGTGAAGCAGATGAACTAGAAAGAGTTATCCCAGTGGTTACTGAGTTGGTAAAAGATGGCGCAGTAATAAGTGTTGACACTATGCGATCTGAAGTAGCAAAACAGGCAATTGCTGCTGGTGCTAGCTATATAAATGATGTTAGTGGTGGGTTAGCTGATGAGAAGATGGCTTCAGTAATTGCGCAAAATCCAAAGGTTCAATACATAGCAATGCATTGGCGGGGACATTCAAAGGAAATGCAGAAACAAGCCGTGTATAAAGATGTTGTCAAAGAAGTAAAAGATGAATTAGATGAGCGAGTTTCACAGTTATTGAAAGCAGGAATTGATCCAGAACAAATCATCTTGGATCCAGGAATCGGCTTTGCCAAAGAGAGTGAACATAACTGGGAGATACTAAGAAATATTGAAAGATTCCAACTACTTGGTTACCCGTTATTAATCGGTGCCTCTCGCAAAAGATTTCTAGGTGAATTAGTGAACGCACCTGAACCAGACAAACGAGAAGCGGCCACCATTGCTTTAACAACTGAACTGGCAAGGCTTAAAGTTTGGGGTGTGCGCACTCATGCCGTGAAAGCCCATCAAGATGCAATTTCTGTTGTGGAAAGGCTTCGAAAATGA